The DNA window atattgattacacaacaaaaagtgttcgaagacgacattaagaggatttcgtcaaataaacttccgtcaattcgtttgcggcgtctcacgcccattatagatagggatggtttgttacgcgtcggcggacgtattcacaaatcacttttaccttttgaatcaaaacatcaattgattttacctaaaagacatcctcttacaaatcttatcattgacgatgcgcatataaaggaactacatgccggttcgcagtgcgtgcaaaactcgctcttacagcgatactggattatctctggtcgtgatattgttcgcctccgcgtacatcgttgtatcaaatgcttccgcgttcgaccgactcgctgccagccgcgcataggaatgttaccctcggttcggctacgccccgcacgtgtgtttagtaaaacgtcttgtgacttttgtgggccattctacgtacgcgctaataaggttcgtaatgcaaaaataataaaatgttacgttgcagttttcgtatgtatgagcgttaaagctgtacatcttgagttagtttccgaactttccacggaaggttttttagctgcgttgcgacgtttcacgtcccgtcgaggatattgtacggatatatataccgattgcggacgtaactttgttggttgtaataattaccttcaagagttatatatttttttacgtaatgattcggtcatgagtgcccttaatcaacaaactttaaaacaaggattaacttggcattttcaaccaccttatgctagtcatttcggtggattatttgaagcagctgttaagagtttcaaaactcatttacatcgcgtaataggtacacaaacgcaaacatatgattgtatgcacactttgacgtgtcaaatcgaagctgtattaaacagtcgtccgctctgcgttctaagttcggactccgcggatcctttacctcttacgccggcccatttcttaatcggtgagcccttaacggccctaccggacgtttctctgatagacgagaaccctaatcgtcttacacgttggcgctggatacagcaagctgtccagcatttctggcgtcgatggagtcgtgaatatctccatcaactgcaacaaagtacaaagtggctgcaagaccgcggtcccgccgttcgtgaaggtactgttgttgtggtatgcgacgaccacctgccgccgctgcagtggaaactcgcgcgcgttcatgctgtccatccgggcagcgatcaagttattcgcgtcgtaacattgaaaagcgggaacacgttgttcaaacgacctgttgtgaaggtctgtcccttacctttagaataaacttatacaatcgttacgactcttaatgttaagttaaatataagtttcataaaatattttggtatactttcgtatagtttctttttttttatttcttttaaaagtcactccgtgtcttttaaggtgagcggcatgttccgtcgaggaacagagatttttagttttaatttcttttcttgatatagttaaatagttatttcattttcatacatacaaggcaacacaattttgaaagaatactttttttccatgtatatgtagcacagttttttggagctggcaattacagaagtcccaaagcgactttccggtgcgtcaaccacgccacctggcggatatatagaaaaactctctcttcgaccgtgcgagcgccatgatctgcgctcccgttattacgaattaaaaatagttatcggtgcaccggcgcgacacaaacgtgaaaattgacattttaagtgatattccgaccagtgacctaagcttccgtttatatgtgacaatcgttttagtgtgaggattttcccaaagtgtttccacgtggccccacaagcgcctctggacaaatgtaagtagcctcaccaattaaacgccgctacattttctaatattcaattatatattaaaaaaaagtaaaaaacaacaatataactgtttttcaaacatattaaaaaaaatccggaCCTGGGTCTCGAACTCGGGATCATAGACGTGCAAGTCAAATACACTAACCCCTAAGCCAAAAAAACAAGGAGCCGCCcggctcaaaatattgaatcatattcagatatggttactcggcaatgtaattaattattatctcactagacggcacttttaaacattgaaaatagcgccatctgtaaataactcgaaaactaagaggtaccagcgacgataactcgcgttaaGTAGGCCGTGTAGCATCGCTACACGCACACATCGCTACATCAGTACATCGGTACTGAGTTACATgtcttcctttatttagtttagtctatggtATAACGTAAGCCCTATAGGGGGACGGAAGCTATATTTTTGATGACCTGGGGGAAGAGGGGGGCCCAGATTATGATTACGTCATCGTTATCCGTAGTTATTAATAGGGTTCCgtatcaaaaaggtacaaaaggaacccttatatctgtccgtctgtcacattactaaatatgtgaacctctacaaattattatctatttaaatttattaatattaattatagaaaatggccaaaataaaggggggcaaactaaatttcaagttactaggtcaagtgggatatcgttagaaagagctcaaactgtgcataccaaaactattttttataatttatttgttgtgaaaataaaaatgttttttgaagggaaatgtaaaaaaataccgttctccctcctcccccttatctccgaagtttaccatcgaaaatttatgaaatttttaccaaacatggctactataataaatataacaggaaaaataaaatcgtacactaatcttgtaagatttttttatttatacataagaAAACCTTTTAGATTTACATTCTCAATTTcaccacctttgcggatgtttATTCTACCTGTAATTTTtacagaataacaatgaaaatacctgctttcaaatagaggaaaaatggttaaaatcggttcacgtaataaaaatcatcttccatactttaAGCTCGCGCACATTTGTTTacttaatttgccgatagatatcgctgtaccacagaatatataatagtacaagtacagaaggctcactcctttgatgttcacaaaacgccgccattctaaattcttacctacagtaacaaacggaccgcacgcgtgcagacgacattgaattctattgcgccgcgcgaaggtcgtcgccactgaatgggccgcgaactcgcggccgccggcatgtacttgtagcgcggcgaaaggatcgcggagtgagccgcccctggctgtacgttgaacgctcatttcttacatcgcgtttttcctcaTATAATGAGGTCGGGTCAGGAGCGTCCTTACGACATGTCGTAAACTcggtaaactattgaagtcgaattgtcttgattttctttggacgttgtctaataATACAATTGTATATTAAACATAACTTGTTGTGTGGGAAAATGAGTCTTGAGCGATTTAGTTGTCTGTAGAATTATACGTATAACATTTAATGATTTAActgttttagttttaagtttgtacggaaccctcggtagacgagtccgactcgcacttggccggtttttatttatttaaacaaatgGCGACTCACATATTGCAGTTGCTTGAAAAAACAAAAGAATGGGGGAAGGGATAGCTTTGCTTACTTTTGCCGACAAGGGGGATGGtggtaaataattgtaataaatctGCTTCCGTAATACTTGAATGGCCCTAAATACCTAGGAATAGAAATACGTTTATTGTTAAAGAAACCTAATAAAAAGGGATGTATTGCACGTGGCATATAAGGGCCCTTCTGTATGGAAAGTCACAAATAACCTTGTGTCTTTATAAGCACAAAATAAATAGGATATCATTGTGCCCGTTTTCGtccatacttttattttattttgacggAGTCGGGAGTACCTAACAATGGATATGTAGATATTCATTGCTACTCCGTATCGTAACCTAAAGTTTAATTAATTtttgcataaataaatatatgcacctataggtacttacttatagaCTGACAACGCAACATTATGATGACACGGAGCTTCTTTGATCATAAAATCCCGGAGGCACGAACACGCCATGGcctctgccacactatgctcCTCGCGATGCCATGATGTTGCCCTCTCCGGCCACACTGCCCTGCTCGCGCGATTATCGCACTAGGTTGTTGCCGATCCCTTGACTCGCGtcaaaaaaccgacaaaatagggagcggtgggcatgacgagcGGCATGACGAGTATCGtggccacactatgcctctgcctacttccctcgctactacccacgccgctcgtcgagtgtgtggcagaAGTACTTATAACACAACTTTATTGTGTGTTGGCTCTTAACAGAGTAGCTTTGTCCTTCAGTAATCAAGTAGGTTTAGGTAGTGATAGTTTGCGTCAAATCCGTTTTGATTTTTGGCAGACTTGTTTATGATTTTTGCTTATTTAACAATTCATGTTAGATTTCGAGGATTTGATCCGTAACTTAAACTTTGTTAATACCGTTTGTCAATGTTGTTTCAGAATATTCACTGCAAAATATTTAAAGCTTAGGAAAAGCGCAGTAATATATTTAGTACCAACCTGCTTCAATGGCCCATATGCCCCATATGTATTATAAGTTCGAAGGAAAAGGGGTCTTATTACAAGGCgaaaacaaaatatatgaaaaacctGATTTTAAGCCTCAGTATTTGGAAACCAACAATACAAAAGCAGCAATACTCAATGCGATCAtagaaattagaacactatgggaATATGTCATAAATAATGCGTTCCACAATTATTCCCAAATGTACTCTCGATTGAAATATCCATTATTGTACCAGGAAAGGGAAATGTGCCAAAAGCACAGTGAGAATTTTGCCGTGTATGATAAGATAACAGAAGAGTGGCTCGTCACTCAAAGCGAACCACCATATCAATTATGTTACGACGGAAAAGACTTCATAGATTTTTCAGTAGCTAAAAATGACAAAAAGATCCCCAGGTTTTTACTTGTGGGAAAATTTACAAAAATGATGCAAGAGCCGAACTTAGTGACGAAAACTTTTACTTATCGAGCATATGTTCCTGAATTGGTAGTGCCGACTATTAAGCTGATCGTTGGCGTGCCCGGTTGCGGGAAGACAAGATACATTATCAAAAACCACAACCCGGGCAGCCTCGTGCTCACATCCGGTAAAGAGGCAGCCGAAGACATCCGCAAGCGTATGGCCGAAAATAACGGTGTACCGCAGTCGCAATACAGCCGGTCGTACCGGACGATCGACTCCTACTTAATAAACAAACGCGAGCCGTATACCGACGTGTGGGTGGACGAGGCGCTCATGGAGCACCCCGGGAAACTGTTCCTCGTGTGCCTCTTCAGCCGCTGCCGGAACTTATACTTGCTGGGCGACCCCAACCAGCTCGGATATATCAATAGAACTGACGTAACTTTACTATACGACAAGTCTTCCATGTTCTTCAAGCCGGCCGAGACCTTGAACGTTTCTTACCGATGCCCCGTCGACGTAATGGCGATCCTGTCTATAAAGTGTGACTACGAGGGCCGCGTGTATTCAGCGTCTAATGTTCTGCGTAGTTTAAAATGTAAAACTTTTACGTCGCTTAATAACGTACCGAGATCGGAAGATACAAAATACTTGGTGTTTAAGCAGGCGGAGAAGAAGGTAATGAAGGAAGCTGGGTATGACGTGTCGACCGTGCACGAGTTCCAGGGCAAGGAGGCGGGACATGTAGTGATAGTGAAGATGTCTCACAACTCGCGGGAGGGCGCGAGTGAGTCGCCGCGACACCTGGTGGTGGCGCTGTCGCGACACAGGGACTCGCTCGTGTACTACTCGCCGGTCAGAGACACCCTGACAAAACTCATGTCAACTCAAGTAACGGACGAGGAGCTCAGAAGTCATCAAAAGTCGTTGTGGTCGTATCTCACACCTGTAGTGGAAAGTATCCATATAATAAGTGGAGCGGGCCGAATTGCTTATCATTGTGGCTGTGTTGTGTATTTCTGGTTTTTAACTATTATTGTTTCAATTCTTTGGTTTAAGAATGATCGAAGTATACGTAACAACAATAGGAATTATAGAAATTAGTGTTTAGATAACTAATATAcatactaaataaatctaatacTTATTCATTTAATTCAACCTAAATATCAATATGTTATTTATATCAAACACCAACTATTGATAGTGCACGTACCAGCAGTGTACGGAGTATACTAATCAAATTTTAAGAACGATTTTATTATAGGTTTTTTTACTTTACACTAATGACTAAACTATTCAGGAGCATTCCATGGGGTGACCGTGTCCCGTAGAAACGCAACCATTTTGCAGAAATTAGCGTATATGAATCGTAGACTTTACTAACTATTCACTAATCATTTGTCACACACATATGAAAAACGATATACCTTTCTCCATCagcataataataaagaaacttATAGATCAGCGCATCCTGGGTTCTCTTCCAGAAGTTGATTCTTTAGGtgagattttttatatttagttttagctttaatttatttttgttgtgtaatgttaatttgttatacagggtgcccggtaattaatggacaaccttttatccaccaagagggcaccttatactggtccagaaaatcgactttaaggtttagtaaaagtcgcctggttttcgagattttcacttttttaaatttcaatggatattaatgggcaaacttttaaccaccaagagggcaccttatagtgGTCCAGAAaaccgacattaaggtttagtaaaagtcgcctggttttcgagattttagAAAGAAATtagaaaaccaggcgacttttactaaacctaaaagtcgattttctggaccagtataaggtgccctcttggtggttaaaaggttgtccattaattaccgggcaccctgtataaagAATATTATGTTATAGATCGCAAATAGTGTGCTACTTCAAGCTGTGTGCTTTTAGAAATCCCGCTTAAACCGACCCTTACGACACCGATTATCAATTATATCAgattttatgtgaatatttatATATCGTCAATTTGTACCTTTCATATTATGTAAAAAAAGCCTACagtttatattaataaaaaaaacttagatgtaatcaaatatttattccTTATTTATTACGTACTTGTAACATCCTTACATGATATTTAACCGTAAAGTCCAGCTATTATAAAGgtcaacaaataaaaaaaaacaatcttgtAAGCCGAATAGTAATCCGAATTCGATTCTCGGCTCGTTTATGATatctacagtctgaccaaaaagagtagaaattaaaaagtgacaaCATTGTAGTGCCATCCCTTTCATCAAtgtgtgtgagaaaacgggacgacactacgatgttacCACTTTTTGTTTAGATTGAATAGATtagtcaagcaaatcttgtcactgaTATTACTGATaagttaagtttattttttaatataatacttTTAAATAGTCCCACTATTTAAAACccaataaaatagtacatatacaagtgtgtaaaaaaggaagttcgaatttccttttcgtacgagtatcgtacgacgtttttcagtatagatggctatccgaagtttcgatataatgaaccacttctcgcactagtgctgaaaaagcaccatctatactgaaatagtacatacgatacaaatgcgtaaaaaaggaagtctgaaacgagtggcgataaattaaaacacgaccgaagggagtgtcttaaatcgacacaagttacgaatttccttttcgcacgtgtatcgtacgacgtttttcagtacagatgagcctccgaagtttcgacctgacatataatgaaccacttctcgcactagttttttttttttttttttttttagtatcgataggtagacgtttgaccacgatcacacctgatggtaagtgatgatgcggtctacggtggagcacgcttacctatgagatacctgtTTACtcttgcttgtttgcttttttgcttttgtttactagtgcgtaaaaaaaccactatctgtactgaaaagtgaTTTATGTATTCAACTCCGCATTTCCGTCTAATTATTTTCCTTATTTATGTCGCCTCTTCACTAGTTGCTATTTTTATGTCTACTTTTTCCTCGTCTTCAATTCCTGTATCAGTTGCCTCTTTTTTATCAGTTCCCTCTTTTTCGTCAGCTTCCTCTTTTTTATCAGTTTCCTCTTTTTTATCAGTTCCTTCTTTTTCGTCAGCTTCCTTTTGTTGGGTCCCTTCGTGAGCTGCAGATTCTTCTTCATttgtttccattttttcttgTTGGTCTTCAGGAATCtgtttaaaaaaagtttatttaaaaaatatagatgCTATAACGTATAACCCAGCAACCTCCAtatcacactgagagaaatttgcattgtgaatttaacaagttcgacttgttgcggtttatccgtttgaatcagccaaacgtatgtttaaaacaatatgtgtcaggtagtttttataaaatcgacttgttgattcaaatatattgccgattcaaatgacaagtagcttgttgtttgaaccaaagagcacgtaggcgctattttaaccaaaaaacttgttgaacgaacatgaaaactggttgtattttcccTCAGTGCAAGGCTGAACAAGCACCTTCTGGGCAAGCGAGCTCCATCGTAGGCTACGCCTGaaggctagtctgtggccatgggaaagcccatttataattatgacACAACTTTTTCCGGTCTATGCAGTAAGTTCAAAAAAAGGGGTGTACAGATTTCTAAAGGGCAACGCGCAAGTGACAcatctgggtgcgtagccgaatggcacaaacactcacgaaacgctcgtagatatctatccctaccgctcttgcgtattggcgcgacagagcaagactaccttttgcggcgtttcgttttcgttttgcgtcgtaaaaatgccattcggctatagGGCCAGGAGTTGCAAGCGTCAATAGGCTATGGTGACTGCTTGGCATCAGGTgagccgtatacttgtttgtggtataaaaataaataaattaatattagggggacaccttacacagatcaaactagcctcaaactaagcaaaccttgcactatgggtgctagcgcatgcgcggatccaggggggtcatgcccccccccccccccccgagcctggccatacaaatagaccacgtgacccccccccccctctctggggcctgggcctttaccacgtgacccctcccccctgggcacgaagctggatccgcgcttgtgcTATATAGATAGATACATACTTATCAGCAGCGGCtagtccatacaagccgattcccaccggcttgccttaaattgattactagtaaagtacttaatgttaaggtagtttctttttgctttggaGTTGCccagcagaaattttcaccagccgccactgataaaTACACATAAGACAGGAataaaatatctgtgttcatcacagaaataaatgcccttaccgggattcgaacccggcaccgcggcttagcaggcagggtcactacaagctaggccaggccggtcgtcaaatatatcTGACGAGTACCTGTTCCCTCTCGAACAAGACAGCTAGCGACATGTCTGGTGTGCGGGAACATGTCCACGGGCACTCCGAACTCCGGTTGCCGCCATAAGCCCCCGTTGACTTGTTTGGTGGAAAATTTTGCTgacttggttgaagtcttggtgtcTCAAATAGCGAGAGTGCTAGAGTATTGACGCAGAGGTCGTGAGTTGGTCTTATCCAAGGcagtaattttccacttttgAATTTATTCTCACCCTACGTATTAAAGACTTACAGATATTTTAAGTACCTGTTCCCTCTCGAACAAGACAGCGAGCTCGACATGTCTGGTGTGCGGGAACATGTCCACAGGGACCGCCCGCACGGGCAGGAACGGGGCTCCGCGGAGCGTCTTGGACGAGGGCCGCGACAGGTCCGCGAAGTTCTTCACGGCCGACGCGGGGCTGCACGATATGTACACGAGCCGCTTCACGGACTTCGTGTTGCGTAGCTGGGTCACTGCTCGCATGTCTGCAAGGAGAACGGGGGTGATGACTGATGAGGTTAAAATATAGGAAAAAAATGGCCTATGACGACGGAGAACACATACGGACAAGGGTCCCGTTTTTtcccttttgaggtacggaacatTCGGAACAAACTTTAAAAGCCAGTTCGTCGGACGATAATTTGTCAGTCTTTTATTCGTTATATGTTCACCGCTGTCACGCTTAGACCAATATCGTGGCCGAGCCGTAACAGTATAATATACTAACGTAAGCCAGCTCTAGGTGGGTCGACGATAGCGATGACGTCATCAGTGGCGGCGCGCTGCAGGACAGAGGGCAGCGTATCTTCGGCACGTCCGGCGTAGAACTGCGCGTTGTCTATGCCGTTTGCCGTGGCGTTGGCGCGTGCGTCTCGCACCGCCTCTGGTATAAGCTCCACGCCTAAAACTTGGCCGCAGTGCTgaaatttgaaaattttatgatTGTGTAAATTCTGTATGGGataattttggatattttatctactataaaaatgaaaaactaAAATCTAAACAGTGCTTGAAATAATTGCCCCAAATCCAaatagcagggggaaattagctaaaattacggcataattaatggaaggtttttttaaattgaaatatgtacgttatagaccgaagttatttttcatcaaccctccccactcctccctcctctgcgtcacccttctaccctcccttaaagtgccgaaaatgcggtttttctca is part of the Leguminivora glycinivorella isolate SPB_JAAS2020 chromosome 10, LegGlyc_1.1, whole genome shotgun sequence genome and encodes:
- the LOC125230569 gene encoding uncharacterized protein LOC125230569 → MAHMPHMYYKFEGKGVLLQGENKIYEKPDFKPQYLETNNTKAAILNAIIEIRTLWEYVINNAFHNYSQMYSRLKYPLLYQEREMCQKHSENFAVYDKITEEWLVTQSEPPYQLCYDGKDFIDFSVAKNDKKIPRFLLVGKFTKMMQEPNLVTKTFTYRAYVPELVVPTIKLIVGVPGCGKTRYIIKNHNPGSLVLTSGKEAAEDIRKRMAENNGVPQSQYSRSYRTIDSYLINKREPYTDVWVDEALMEHPGKLFLVCLFSRCRNLYLLGDPNQLGYINRTDVTLLYDKSSMFFKPAETLNVSYRCPVDVMAILSIKCDYEGRVYSASNVLRSLKCKTFTSLNNVPRSEDTKYLVFKQAEKKVMKEAGYDVSTVHEFQGKEAGHVVIVKMSHNSREGASESPRHLVVALSRHRDSLVYYSPVRDTLTKLMSTQVTDEELRSHQKSLWSYLTPVVESIHIISGAGRIAYHCGCVVYFWFLTIIVSILWFKNDRSIRNNNRNYRN